The following proteins are co-located in the Neomonachus schauinslandi chromosome 8, ASM220157v2, whole genome shotgun sequence genome:
- the SSR1 gene encoding translocon-associated protein subunit alpha isoform X1, producing the protein MRVLSRLLLLLLLVFPATLLLRSGPGGSLATAQDLTEDEETVEDSIIEDEDDEAEVEEDEPTDLAEDKEEEDVSGEPEASPSADTTILFVKGEDFPANNIVKFLVGFTNKGTEDFIVESLDASFRYPQDYQFYIQNFTALPLNTVVPPQRQATFEYSFIPAEPMGGRPFGLVINLNYKDLNGNVFQDAVFNQTVTIIEREDGLDGETIFMYMFLAGLGLLVVVGLHQLLESRKRKRPIQKVEMGTSSQNDVDMSWIPQETLNQINKASPRRLPRKRAQKRSVGSDERRRRETH; encoded by the exons ATGAGAGTCCTCTCccgcctgcttctgcttctcttgcTCGTGTTCCCCGCTACCCTCTTGCTCCGCAGCGGCCCTGGAG GCTCATTAGCTACAGCTCAGGATCTTACAGAAGATGAAGAAACGGTGGAAGATTCAATAattgaagatgaagatgatgaagcAGAGGTGGAAGAAGATGAACCTACAGATTTG GCTGAAgataaagaggaagaagatgTATCTGGTGAACCTGAAGCTTCACCAAGTGCAGATACAACTATCCTGTTTGTGAAAGGAGAAG attttCCAGCTAATAACATTGTGAAGTTCCTAGTAGGCTTTACAAACAAGGGTACAGAAGATTTTATTGTTGAATCCTTAGATGCCTCATTCCGTTATCCTCAGGACTACCAGTTTTATATCCAGAATTTCACAGCTCTTCCTCTGAACACTGTAGTACCACCCCAGAGACAGGCAACTTTTGAATATTCCTTCATTCCTGCAGAGCCCATGGGTGGACGACCCTTTGGTCTAGTCATCAATCTGAACTacaaagatttgaat ggCAATGTATTCCAAGATGCTGTCTTCAATCAAACAGTTACGATTATTGAAAGAGAGGATGGTTTAGATGGAGAAAC AATCTTTATGTATATGTTCCTTGCTGGTCTTGGGCTCTTGGTTGTTGTTGGCCTTCACCAACTCCTGGAATCTAGAAAG CGCAAGAGACCCATACAGAAGGTAGAGATGGGTACATCAAGTCAGAATGATGTTGACATGAGTTGGATTCCTCAGGAAACTTTGAATCAGATCA
- the SSR1 gene encoding translocon-associated protein subunit alpha isoform X3, with the protein MRVLSRLLLLLLLVFPATLLLRSGPGGSLATAQDLTEDEETVEDSIIEDEDDEAEVEEDEPTDLAEDKEEEDVSGEPEASPSADTTILFVKGEEPMGGRPFGLVINLNYKDLNGNVFQDAVFNQTVTIIEREDGLDGETIFMYMFLAGLGLLVVVGLHQLLESRKRKRPIQKVEMGTSSQNDVDMSWIPQETLNQINKASPRRLPRKRAQKRSVGSDE; encoded by the exons ATGAGAGTCCTCTCccgcctgcttctgcttctcttgcTCGTGTTCCCCGCTACCCTCTTGCTCCGCAGCGGCCCTGGAG GCTCATTAGCTACAGCTCAGGATCTTACAGAAGATGAAGAAACGGTGGAAGATTCAATAattgaagatgaagatgatgaagcAGAGGTGGAAGAAGATGAACCTACAGATTTG GCTGAAgataaagaggaagaagatgTATCTGGTGAACCTGAAGCTTCACCAAGTGCAGATACAACTATCCTGTTTGTGAAAGGAGAAG AGCCCATGGGTGGACGACCCTTTGGTCTAGTCATCAATCTGAACTacaaagatttgaat ggCAATGTATTCCAAGATGCTGTCTTCAATCAAACAGTTACGATTATTGAAAGAGAGGATGGTTTAGATGGAGAAAC AATCTTTATGTATATGTTCCTTGCTGGTCTTGGGCTCTTGGTTGTTGTTGGCCTTCACCAACTCCTGGAATCTAGAAAG CGCAAGAGACCCATACAGAAGGTAGAGATGGGTACATCAAGTCAGAATGATGTTGACATGAGTTGGATTCCTCAGGAAACTTTGAATCAGATCA
- the SSR1 gene encoding translocon-associated protein subunit alpha isoform X2, with protein sequence MRVLSRLLLLLLLVFPATLLLRSGPGGSLATAQDLTEDEETVEDSIIEDEDDEAEVEEDEPTDLAEDKEEEDVSGEPEASPSADTTILFVKGEDFPANNIVKFLVGFTNKGTEDFIVESLDASFRYPQDYQFYIQNFTALPLNTVVPPQRQATFEYSFIPAEPMGGRPFGLVINLNYKDLNGNVFQDAVFNQTVTIIEREDGLDGETIFMYMFLAGLGLLVVVGLHQLLESRKRKRPIQKVEMGTSSQNDVDMSWIPQETLNQINKASPRRLPRKRAQKRSVGSDE encoded by the exons ATGAGAGTCCTCTCccgcctgcttctgcttctcttgcTCGTGTTCCCCGCTACCCTCTTGCTCCGCAGCGGCCCTGGAG GCTCATTAGCTACAGCTCAGGATCTTACAGAAGATGAAGAAACGGTGGAAGATTCAATAattgaagatgaagatgatgaagcAGAGGTGGAAGAAGATGAACCTACAGATTTG GCTGAAgataaagaggaagaagatgTATCTGGTGAACCTGAAGCTTCACCAAGTGCAGATACAACTATCCTGTTTGTGAAAGGAGAAG attttCCAGCTAATAACATTGTGAAGTTCCTAGTAGGCTTTACAAACAAGGGTACAGAAGATTTTATTGTTGAATCCTTAGATGCCTCATTCCGTTATCCTCAGGACTACCAGTTTTATATCCAGAATTTCACAGCTCTTCCTCTGAACACTGTAGTACCACCCCAGAGACAGGCAACTTTTGAATATTCCTTCATTCCTGCAGAGCCCATGGGTGGACGACCCTTTGGTCTAGTCATCAATCTGAACTacaaagatttgaat ggCAATGTATTCCAAGATGCTGTCTTCAATCAAACAGTTACGATTATTGAAAGAGAGGATGGTTTAGATGGAGAAAC AATCTTTATGTATATGTTCCTTGCTGGTCTTGGGCTCTTGGTTGTTGTTGGCCTTCACCAACTCCTGGAATCTAGAAAG CGCAAGAGACCCATACAGAAGGTAGAGATGGGTACATCAAGTCAGAATGATGTTGACATGAGTTGGATTCCTCAGGAAACTTTGAATCAGATCA